The proteins below are encoded in one region of Candidatus Krumholzibacteriota bacterium:
- a CDS encoding VCBS repeat-containing protein — protein sequence MSTCRRKHEEGFTLIEIVMSILVLGFVLIAVSGIFILYQKGSAKTTDHAEAQQNTRIALDFITGRLRQAGSQTDYFRGQLPVVHAGPYQIAINADIDNGQTIDGQAPLAALNRAVAQHTVPASGTPIYTPADNYDSDAETVVFTVDSNADGLIDAADRGDDPVEGGNNKNLFVLKQYVYGFNGSGVNEVRESDLAKVRGPNLTATWTIPQPMFQYWYDHDENPATPDLLWGDGNADGELSDSEALAVTEMPANMLANIRKVRITVISESERYEKQYETNGGFLDVTMTSEVFVRNATRTSAMISGMVYHDADKDGALDPGETGIPNVEIRIAGQGSNVLSDNFGRYFFPLPAGDYSVQEVDPMGYTSTTANIVSVTLASGQTKSVNFGDVSTTPSGVIEGYVYEDIDQDALMDIGEEGIAGVLVSLDTGAETYTNDRGYYSFVARQGNYTVVETDPTGFASTTPNSGAASIVAQDDTVRIDFGDFAGPVTGVLEGYVFLDVNEDGVRNAGEEGLPNVMMTMSSGDTTLTNANGYYRFNLAPEIYKITETDPAGYTSTTVNTYENIKITADTTVVRDFGDVLENRQDFVEIHISNTDRVLSVSTANLDEDDKRDTDIVLGTALVGGIGNMLVFHNKWESSTTPVTELFDSDPSYRRDAGYNINAMDVFDYSGDGTPDVISGLDVGTDPNLQFWLTEAEGVLSTSPEVVYHAGGFNEVMDVKLVDLDRDGNLDMLVGLKSSFGVYKGALVVYRGFGGNNFMPVSMITEAGSEGDLQLGDVWAVGSGDIDGDGDQDVIIGTHRTEYTGCIDIFLNAGEASGVLEWRARYETFGAVNDLMVIDMMEDDARDPDIIIGSSIAANAGFVMLWSNTGGVFGWADTTGYAFGPETVPNLPDDWVDAHGEALCLAALALNNDIFPDIAYGTRRSSLLYLGDIYVLPSYGTLPDGGLKVNTSDMGEIIAIGVADFNKDSRPDLVVGTRSSATQGRLIAYFGREI from the coding sequence ATGTCAACCTGTCGAAGAAAGCACGAAGAGGGATTCACCCTCATCGAGATCGTGATGAGCATCCTGGTGCTTGGGTTCGTGCTCATCGCCGTCTCGGGGATCTTCATCCTCTACCAGAAGGGATCGGCCAAGACGACCGATCACGCCGAGGCCCAGCAGAACACGAGGATCGCCCTCGACTTCATCACCGGACGGCTTCGCCAGGCCGGTTCGCAGACCGACTACTTCCGGGGCCAGTTGCCCGTGGTTCACGCGGGGCCCTACCAGATCGCGATCAACGCCGACATCGACAACGGCCAGACGATCGACGGGCAGGCGCCCCTGGCGGCGCTCAACCGCGCCGTGGCGCAGCACACGGTGCCCGCCTCGGGCACACCGATCTACACGCCCGCCGACAACTACGATTCCGACGCCGAGACGGTCGTCTTCACCGTCGACTCGAACGCCGACGGGCTCATCGACGCGGCCGACCGCGGCGACGATCCCGTGGAGGGGGGCAACAACAAGAACCTCTTCGTCCTCAAGCAGTACGTCTACGGCTTCAACGGGTCGGGGGTCAACGAGGTGCGCGAGTCCGACCTCGCCAAGGTGCGCGGGCCGAATCTGACGGCCACGTGGACGATCCCCCAGCCGATGTTCCAGTACTGGTACGATCACGACGAGAACCCGGCGACGCCCGATCTCCTCTGGGGCGACGGCAACGCGGACGGCGAGCTGAGCGACAGCGAGGCCCTCGCCGTGACCGAGATGCCGGCGAACATGCTGGCGAACATCCGCAAGGTCCGGATCACCGTCATCAGCGAATCCGAGCGCTACGAGAAGCAGTACGAGACGAACGGCGGCTTCCTCGACGTGACGATGACCTCCGAGGTCTTCGTGCGGAACGCGACACGGACGAGCGCGATGATCAGCGGCATGGTGTACCACGACGCCGACAAGGACGGCGCCCTCGATCCGGGCGAGACGGGGATCCCCAACGTGGAGATCAGGATCGCCGGCCAGGGCAGCAACGTGCTCAGCGACAATTTCGGCCGGTACTTCTTCCCGCTGCCAGCGGGCGACTACTCCGTCCAGGAGGTCGACCCGATGGGCTACACCTCGACGACGGCGAACATCGTCTCGGTCACGCTCGCCTCGGGCCAGACGAAGTCGGTGAACTTCGGCGACGTCTCGACCACGCCGAGCGGCGTGATCGAGGGATACGTCTACGAGGACATCGACCAGGACGCGCTCATGGACATCGGCGAGGAGGGCATCGCCGGGGTGCTCGTCTCGCTCGACACGGGCGCGGAGACCTACACGAACGACCGGGGCTACTACTCCTTCGTCGCCCGCCAGGGGAACTACACCGTCGTCGAGACCGACCCGACCGGTTTCGCCTCGACGACGCCGAACTCGGGCGCGGCCAGCATCGTGGCCCAGGACGACACCGTCAGGATAGATTTCGGCGATTTCGCCGGTCCCGTCACCGGCGTGCTCGAGGGCTACGTCTTCCTCGACGTCAACGAGGACGGCGTCCGCAACGCCGGCGAGGAGGGCCTGCCCAACGTCATGATGACGATGTCGAGCGGCGACACGACGCTCACCAACGCGAACGGCTACTACCGGTTCAACCTCGCGCCGGAGATCTACAAGATCACCGAGACCGACCCGGCCGGCTACACGTCCACGACGGTCAATACCTACGAGAACATCAAGATCACCGCCGACACGACGGTCGTGCGCGACTTCGGCGACGTCCTGGAGAACCGCCAGGACTTCGTCGAGATCCACATCTCGAACACGGACCGGGTGCTCTCGGTCTCGACCGCCAACCTCGACGAGGACGACAAGCGCGACACCGACATCGTGCTCGGCACGGCGCTCGTCGGCGGCATCGGGAACATGCTCGTCTTCCACAACAAATGGGAAAGCTCGACGACGCCGGTCACCGAGCTCTTCGATTCCGACCCGTCGTATCGCCGCGACGCGGGGTACAACATCAACGCGATGGACGTCTTCGACTACTCCGGGGACGGCACGCCCGACGTCATCAGCGGCCTGGACGTCGGCACCGACCCGAATCTCCAGTTCTGGCTCACCGAGGCGGAGGGCGTGCTCTCGACGAGCCCCGAGGTCGTCTACCACGCGGGCGGCTTCAACGAGGTGATGGACGTCAAGCTGGTCGATCTCGACCGGGACGGCAACCTCGACATGCTCGTCGGCCTCAAGTCCTCCTTCGGGGTCTACAAGGGCGCGCTGGTCGTCTACAGGGGATTCGGCGGCAACAACTTCATGCCCGTCTCGATGATCACCGAGGCCGGTTCGGAGGGCGACCTCCAGCTCGGCGACGTCTGGGCGGTCGGGTCCGGCGACATCGACGGCGACGGCGACCAGGACGTCATCATCGGGACGCACCGGACGGAGTATACCGGCTGCATCGACATCTTCCTGAACGCGGGCGAAGCCTCGGGCGTGCTCGAGTGGCGTGCGCGGTACGAGACGTTCGGCGCGGTCAACGATCTCATGGTGATCGACATGATGGAGGACGACGCGCGCGATCCCGATATCATCATCGGCTCGTCGATCGCGGCGAACGCCGGCTTCGTGATGCTCTGGTCGAACACGGGCGGCGTTTTCGGCTGGGCCGACACCACCGGCTACGCCTTCGGCCCCGAGACGGTGCCGAACCTCCCCGACGACTGGGTCGACGCGCACGGCGAGGCGCTCTGCCTCGCCGCGCTCGCCCTGAACAACGACATCTTCCCCGACATCGCCTACGGCACGAGGCGATCGTCGCTCCTCTACCTCGGCGACATCTACGTGCTCCCCTCCTACGGGACGCTTCCCGACGGCGGACTCAAGGTCAACACGAGCGACATGGGGGAGATCATCGCCATCGGCGTGGCCGATTTCAACAAGGACAGCCGGCCGGACCTCGTCGTCGGAACGAGATCGTCGGCGACGCAGGGACGGCTCATCGCGTACTTCGGCCGCGAGATCTGA
- a CDS encoding DUF3524 domain-containing protein, translating into MRIVILEPWLAGSHGAWASGYAARSAHEVSVLGLPGRHWKWRMHGGAVTLARRYREEGHGADLLLATDMCDLALFLALTRDLAAGTPAAVFFHENQLTYPWPGDDPDPALGRDVHYAFVNLASALAADAVFFNSPYHMADFLGALPGFLGAFPDFRERGAARAIEAKSRVLPLGIDLAGLDRHRVAREPGATPLILWNHRWEYDKGPEEFFRALRLLAGEGLDFRVTLLGESGGERPAVFEEAQETLGSRIVHRGFAPDRADYARWLWRADILPVTARHEFFGTSVVEGMYCGVCPVLPRRLAYPGHIPEERHGEFLYDGFDGLVTMLRRRIERIDETRTAGARSFAERYDWATLAPAYDAALEAVAGH; encoded by the coding sequence ATGCGCATCGTCATACTCGAACCCTGGCTCGCCGGCTCCCACGGGGCGTGGGCGAGCGGCTACGCCGCCCGGAGCGCGCACGAGGTGTCCGTGCTGGGCCTTCCCGGGCGCCACTGGAAGTGGCGCATGCACGGCGGGGCCGTCACCCTCGCGCGGCGCTATCGCGAGGAGGGGCACGGCGCCGACCTGCTGCTCGCCACCGACATGTGCGACCTCGCGCTCTTTCTCGCCCTCACCCGCGACCTCGCGGCGGGTACGCCGGCCGCGGTCTTCTTCCACGAGAACCAGCTGACCTACCCGTGGCCGGGAGACGATCCGGACCCCGCCCTCGGCCGGGACGTGCACTACGCCTTCGTCAACCTCGCCTCGGCCCTCGCCGCCGACGCGGTCTTCTTCAACTCCCCGTACCACATGGCGGATTTCCTCGGCGCCCTTCCCGGCTTTCTCGGCGCGTTTCCCGATTTCAGGGAGCGCGGCGCCGCGCGGGCGATCGAAGCGAAATCCCGGGTACTTCCGCTCGGGATCGATCTCGCCGGCCTCGACCGCCACCGCGTGGCGCGCGAGCCCGGCGCGACGCCCCTCATCCTCTGGAACCACCGGTGGGAGTACGACAAGGGGCCGGAGGAGTTCTTCCGGGCGCTGCGTCTCCTCGCCGGCGAGGGCCTCGATTTCCGTGTAACACTCCTCGGCGAATCCGGCGGCGAACGCCCCGCCGTCTTCGAGGAGGCGCAGGAGACGCTCGGCTCCCGCATCGTCCACCGCGGCTTCGCGCCGGACCGCGCCGACTACGCGCGCTGGCTCTGGCGGGCGGATATCCTGCCCGTCACGGCGCGCCACGAGTTCTTCGGGACGAGCGTCGTCGAGGGGATGTACTGCGGCGTCTGTCCCGTTCTCCCGCGGCGCCTCGCCTACCCCGGGCACATCCCCGAAGAACGGCACGGCGAGTTCCTCTACGACGGATTCGATGGGCTGGTAACGATGCTGCGGCGCCGGATCGAGCGGATCGACGAGACGCGCACCGCCGGGGCGCGTTCCTTCGCCGAGCGGTACGACTGGGCAACGCTCGCCCCCGCGTACGACGCCGCGCTCGAAGCGGTCGCCGGTCACTGA
- a CDS encoding class I SAM-dependent methyltransferase, which translates to MGERGLFARWRRDHRDRRLHCTMDRGPFFDLAARFLPGEPGSLVVDIGAGNGAFLDRCARAGRPLELVPLDANPSSVAGLAGRFPRAALYRAPAPLPFKDGTVRFVHCSHLVEHLVGRDVYALLVEIDRVLAPGGIFAVSAPPLWPEFYDDLSHMRPFAPEVFRHYLCGGPWQRSAPAVSDRYAVAELAYRWTTAPFDRWGSPLAPVDFVLQGTGLLLHRLGIRRYLRNGFTLVLRKS; encoded by the coding sequence ATGGGCGAGCGCGGGCTCTTCGCTCGCTGGCGGCGCGATCATCGGGACCGCCGCCTGCACTGCACGATGGACCGCGGGCCCTTCTTCGATCTCGCCGCGCGGTTTTTGCCCGGCGAGCCGGGATCGCTCGTCGTCGACATCGGCGCAGGAAACGGCGCCTTCCTCGACCGCTGCGCACGCGCGGGCCGCCCGCTCGAGCTCGTCCCCCTCGATGCGAATCCCTCGTCCGTCGCCGGTCTCGCCGGCCGGTTTCCCCGCGCGGCCCTCTACCGGGCGCCGGCCCCCCTTCCCTTCAAGGACGGAACCGTCCGCTTCGTCCACTGCAGCCACCTCGTCGAGCACCTCGTCGGCCGCGACGTTTACGCGCTTCTCGTCGAAATCGACCGCGTCCTCGCCCCGGGGGGGATTTTCGCCGTGAGCGCGCCCCCCCTCTGGCCGGAATTTTACGACGACCTCTCGCACATGCGGCCGTTTGCGCCCGAGGTCTTCCGCCACTACCTCTGCGGCGGCCCGTGGCAGCGTTCGGCCCCCGCTGTCTCGGACCGCTACGCCGTCGCCGAGCTCGCCTACCGGTGGACGACGGCGCCCTTCGATCGCTGGGGCTCCCCCCTCGCCCCCGTGGACTTCGTTCTCCAGGGAACGGGGCTGCTCCTGCACCGGCTCGGAATCCGCCGCTACCTGCGCAACGGGTTCACGCTCGTTCTGCGCAAGTCCTGA
- a CDS encoding pilus assembly PilX N-terminal domain-containing protein: MNNERIVKRRGGEDGNILVVTLLILFAVSVIGGTLGMVSSMDLKISGNQRTTTQSLFIAEAGLNEAIHRLSLPNPTTVAVGGWSGNAAIGDSPPYDPNWETQIYLTRPDMAPAAGTAVTTGTLQDPSRDYLEYSAASGTDGVLTIRHKWEDRDGDGARDANEIVLYDPLQIPPENFTSGFPVEIVTVAGRQGNGERVVEAEVTKRTMTARTLAALYCDKAVRLTGNCDFCGYNHDINTPPWTVPNACYAWHLASGHLPGVTTTGDQVKVQGSAHVGGNPAPIDNAATNPFYSLAEVLGMSNGEVADLLSNADHTSVANPLNGITYINGDANVASNFTGEGLLYVTGDLKGAGSFQYKGLIYVEGDVKLTGTPWILGSVVVRGTSDFNFSAGNAAVLYSKDAITQALSGALPCIVLSWREI; encoded by the coding sequence ATGAACAACGAACGGATCGTGAAGCGCCGCGGGGGAGAGGACGGGAACATCCTCGTCGTCACCCTGCTCATCCTCTTCGCCGTTTCGGTGATCGGCGGGACGCTCGGCATGGTCTCCTCGATGGATCTCAAGATCTCGGGGAACCAGCGGACGACCACGCAGTCCCTCTTCATCGCCGAGGCGGGGCTCAACGAGGCGATCCATCGCCTCTCACTGCCGAACCCGACGACGGTCGCCGTCGGCGGATGGTCGGGGAACGCGGCGATCGGCGACAGCCCGCCCTACGACCCGAACTGGGAGACGCAAATCTATCTCACGCGTCCCGACATGGCCCCGGCCGCGGGCACGGCCGTCACGACGGGCACCCTCCAGGATCCGAGCAGGGACTACCTCGAGTACAGCGCCGCGTCGGGAACGGACGGCGTCCTCACGATCCGCCACAAGTGGGAGGACCGCGACGGTGACGGCGCGCGGGACGCGAACGAGATCGTCCTCTACGATCCGCTCCAGATCCCCCCGGAGAACTTCACGTCGGGCTTCCCCGTCGAGATCGTCACGGTGGCGGGGCGGCAGGGGAACGGCGAGCGCGTCGTCGAGGCGGAGGTCACCAAGCGGACGATGACCGCCAGGACGCTCGCGGCCCTCTACTGCGACAAGGCGGTCCGGCTGACCGGCAACTGCGACTTCTGCGGCTACAACCACGACATCAACACGCCCCCCTGGACCGTGCCGAACGCCTGCTACGCCTGGCATCTCGCCTCGGGGCACCTCCCCGGCGTGACGACGACGGGGGACCAGGTGAAGGTCCAGGGGAGCGCGCACGTCGGCGGCAACCCCGCGCCGATCGACAACGCGGCGACGAACCCCTTCTACTCGCTCGCCGAGGTGCTCGGCATGTCGAACGGCGAGGTGGCCGACCTGCTGTCGAACGCGGACCACACCTCGGTGGCCAATCCCCTGAACGGGATCACCTACATCAACGGGGACGCCAACGTCGCCAGCAACTTCACCGGCGAGGGGCTCCTCTACGTGACGGGCGACCTGAAGGGCGCCGGATCCTTCCAGTACAAGGGGCTGATCTACGTCGAGGGCGACGTCAAGCTCACCGGAACCCCCTGGATCCTCGGCAGCGTCGTGGTTCGCGGAACATCGGATTTCAACTTCAGCGCGGGAAACGCCGCCGTTCTCTACAGCAAGGACGCCATCACCCAGGCGCTCAGCGGGGCCCTGCCCTGCATCGTGCTCTCGTGGCGCGAGATCTGA